A stretch of Corallococcus soli DNA encodes these proteins:
- a CDS encoding RNA polymerase sigma factor, producing the protein MSHDAPQEDDRQEEDRRLLARAQGGDVSAFEALVGLHQDRVYGLALRMTRSEADAAEITQETFLSAYQHLKDFRGEAAFGSWVHRIAANHALMRLRHRRVAQAAEAELQTPEFTERGTLADLPVSDWSRDAEEKALDAELGQAIQQATDRLPEGYREVFLLKDVDGLSYEQIAEVTGDSIPAIKSRLHRARLALREAIDLFYNRDNRGA; encoded by the coding sequence ATGTCCCACGACGCCCCCCAGGAAGATGACCGGCAGGAAGAAGACCGGCGGCTCCTGGCGCGGGCCCAGGGCGGGGACGTGTCCGCCTTCGAGGCGCTCGTGGGCCTGCACCAGGACCGGGTGTACGGCCTGGCGCTGCGGATGACGCGCTCGGAGGCGGACGCGGCGGAAATCACCCAGGAGACCTTCCTGTCCGCCTACCAGCACCTCAAGGACTTCCGGGGCGAGGCGGCCTTCGGGTCCTGGGTCCACCGCATCGCGGCGAACCACGCCCTCATGCGCCTGCGGCACCGCCGGGTGGCCCAGGCGGCGGAGGCGGAGCTCCAGACCCCTGAATTCACGGAGCGGGGCACCCTGGCGGACCTGCCCGTCTCCGACTGGAGCCGGGACGCCGAGGAGAAGGCGCTGGACGCGGAGCTGGGGCAGGCCATCCAGCAGGCGACCGACCGGCTGCCGGAGGGCTACCGGGAAGTCTTCCTCTTGAAAGACGTGGACGGCCTCAGCTACGAACAGATCGCGGAAGTGACGGGGGACTCCATCCCCGCCATCAAGAGCCGCCTGCACCGGGCACGGCTCGCGCTGCGAGAGGCCATCGACCTGTTCTACAACCGGGACAATCGCGGGGCGTGA
- a CDS encoding DNA-3-methyladenine glycosylase, translating to MRKLPLTFYARPALEVARDLLGTLLVVDGVSGRRVGRVVEVEAYLGEHDLACHASKGLTPRTEVMFGPAGRAYVYLIYGMHHCFNVVTDAEGVGAAVLVRAVEPVEGLSPGERTDGPGRLCRVLGLNLNHNRQRLDSEGLHLLPGAPVPEAAVARGPRIGVEYAGAWAAEPFRLWIRDSGHVSRFVSRAPRRRP from the coding sequence GTGAGAAAGCTCCCGCTGACCTTCTATGCCCGCCCCGCGCTGGAGGTGGCGCGCGACCTGCTGGGGACCCTGCTGGTGGTGGACGGCGTGAGCGGCCGGCGGGTGGGCCGCGTCGTGGAGGTGGAGGCCTACCTGGGAGAGCACGACCTGGCGTGCCATGCGTCCAAGGGACTCACGCCCCGCACGGAGGTGATGTTCGGGCCGGCGGGGCGCGCGTACGTCTATCTCATCTATGGGATGCACCACTGCTTCAACGTGGTGACGGACGCCGAGGGGGTGGGGGCCGCGGTGCTGGTGCGGGCGGTGGAGCCGGTGGAGGGGCTGTCCCCGGGTGAGCGCACGGATGGGCCCGGCCGGCTGTGCCGGGTGTTGGGGCTCAACCTGAACCACAACCGTCAGCGGTTGGATTCAGAGGGGCTGCACCTGCTGCCTGGGGCGCCGGTGCCGGAGGCCGCCGTGGCCCGGGGGCCGCGCATCGGGGTGGAGTACGCCGGGGCGTGGGCGGCTGAACCCTTCCGCTTGTGGATCCGGGACAGTGGACACGTCAGTCGCTTCGTGTCCCGGGCGCCTCGCCGTCGGCCTTGA
- a CDS encoding 4-alpha-glucanotransferase produces the protein MSTPGRLSGLLLPLFSLRSRTDFGIGDFGAMDGLFAWMKAARQRLLMVLPLLPTAPGDPSPYATRSAFGLNPLFIDLAQVPEFQATGGEAALDEAQRKQLGEARAAPRVRYDLVFPLKDAAFARAFDHFEKHEWTPRTPRAQEFQKWREAQGEWLESYALFTAISEQEQRRPWWQWPEGLRTRQPEALMAVKNQGLERRVRYHAWLQWLAEVQWNAVRQQAKAKDVLLCGDEPFIIGQDSSDCWAHPDILRRDARLGVPPDDFSATGQDWGLPYFDFAAMEKDDYAWLKKRAAKAASYYDLRRVDHAVGYFRQWIRDDKNPTGYFVPPDEPTWRRQGEKLFRLLSEGAGIVAEDLGVIPPFVRQILAELKLPGYRVLRWERDGDTYRDPHGFPAVSLVTTGTHDTEPQAEWWEQAREDERQNAARAWPEFQGVALTREFTPDIHRATLAATLNSGSDLCVLPWQDVLGTRDRINLPGTMGDANWAYRIAQDTDALLTEPQTKDAAERLAWLTASSRR, from the coding sequence ATGTCCACTCCTGGCCGGCTCTCCGGTCTCCTGCTGCCCCTCTTCTCCCTGCGTTCCCGGACGGACTTCGGAATTGGCGACTTCGGCGCGATGGATGGCCTGTTCGCCTGGATGAAGGCCGCGCGCCAGCGCCTGCTGATGGTGCTGCCCCTGCTGCCCACCGCGCCAGGCGACCCGAGCCCCTACGCCACGCGCTCCGCGTTCGGTCTGAACCCCCTCTTCATCGACCTGGCCCAGGTGCCGGAGTTCCAGGCCACCGGCGGCGAGGCCGCGCTCGATGAGGCGCAGCGCAAGCAGCTGGGTGAAGCGCGCGCCGCGCCGCGCGTGAGATACGACCTGGTGTTCCCGCTGAAGGACGCCGCGTTCGCGCGCGCCTTCGACCACTTCGAGAAGCACGAGTGGACCCCGCGCACGCCGCGCGCCCAGGAGTTCCAGAAGTGGCGCGAGGCGCAGGGCGAGTGGCTGGAGAGCTACGCGCTCTTCACCGCCATCAGCGAGCAGGAGCAGCGCCGCCCGTGGTGGCAGTGGCCGGAGGGGCTGCGCACGCGCCAGCCGGAGGCCCTGATGGCGGTGAAGAACCAGGGCCTGGAGCGCCGCGTGCGCTACCACGCCTGGCTCCAGTGGCTGGCGGAGGTGCAGTGGAACGCGGTGCGCCAGCAGGCCAAGGCGAAGGACGTTCTCTTGTGCGGCGACGAGCCCTTCATCATCGGGCAGGACAGCTCCGACTGCTGGGCCCACCCGGACATCCTGCGCCGCGACGCGCGCCTGGGCGTGCCGCCGGACGACTTCTCCGCCACGGGTCAGGACTGGGGCCTGCCCTACTTCGACTTCGCGGCGATGGAGAAGGACGACTACGCGTGGCTGAAGAAGCGCGCGGCCAAGGCGGCCAGCTACTACGACCTGCGCCGCGTGGACCACGCGGTGGGCTACTTCCGCCAGTGGATCCGCGACGACAAGAACCCCACCGGCTACTTCGTGCCGCCGGACGAGCCCACCTGGCGCCGCCAGGGTGAGAAGCTCTTCCGCCTGCTGTCGGAAGGGGCCGGCATCGTCGCCGAGGACCTGGGCGTGATTCCGCCCTTCGTCCGTCAAATCCTCGCGGAGCTGAAGCTGCCCGGCTACCGGGTGCTGCGCTGGGAGCGCGACGGCGACACGTACCGCGACCCGCACGGCTTCCCCGCCGTGTCGCTGGTCACCACCGGCACGCACGACACGGAGCCGCAGGCGGAGTGGTGGGAGCAGGCGCGCGAGGACGAGCGCCAGAACGCCGCCCGCGCCTGGCCGGAGTTCCAGGGCGTGGCCCTGACGCGCGAGTTCACCCCGGACATCCACCGCGCCACGCTGGCCGCCACGCTGAATTCGGGCTCGGACCTGTGCGTGCTGCCGTGGCAGGACGTGCTGGGCACCCGCGACCGCATCAACCTGCCGGGCACCATGGGCGACGCCAACTGGGCCTACCGCATCGCGCAGGACACGGACGCGCTGCTCACCGAGCCCCAGACGAAGGACGCCGCCGAGCGGCTGGCGTGGCTCACCGCGTCCTCGCGCCGGTAG
- a CDS encoding BamA/TamA family outer membrane protein gives MADVRLPRFRSALPLALVVLLTACATTSSTQPSGPKVKSLDIQGAKQVDDGDIKDRILTSATPWYAFWPFGRAHYFDTNAWQADLRRIERFYQAEGYYQAQVESNEVIPDGDKAVRLKVVVNEGAPTLIDRIEPHGLESLAQGPDAPSQRQRELILEELPVRSGDVFREDTWVATKELITQRLKDLGYAEAEVEGEVRVDVATQKAIVDLRITPGLRYRFGNIFIATDANPQVPPRRIIEQTQGAVHKGDYFSEKALAEAQARVFRMGVFGAVKVNRGAPDRQNATVPVVVDVRESPFHSLRLGGGVGVDAARQEGRILGEWTNRNFRGGLRRLTLRGRLGYAFIPNVLASVRGDDGSKDGVVFEATTEFEQPRFLLRDLRLQASVTAEKGLQQAYSFYGGYLKTGVIWQPHDSFSVFPSYNLQLYRLEGQVSADETVPPIILGCNDPTGKCDVALSFLEVAFAWDRRDDRTEPRDGYYVGLSIQKGGTPFFGNYDYVRLLPDLRYYHSIGEKKDLTVAVKLRMGTLNSLDGKPSSIVTRFFSGGATAMRGFNGQRLSPMTPLTPTYKEDDDGNLLVDGNGNPILEEWNTVPVGGNSLIETAVELRYMLTDSLMLAVFYDSGLVGTENLIGKNAPKLFGPEHYHAVGGGLRYLTVVGPIRLDIARRLNIGRGLPVSDPAYIYPSSGGCLGFGRKFNKTSTSPEAAFAGAPEGLCAVHISIGEAF, from the coding sequence GTGGCCGACGTCCGACTCCCTCGATTCCGCTCCGCCCTTCCCCTCGCGCTGGTCGTGCTGCTGACGGCCTGCGCCACCACCTCCTCCACCCAGCCCTCCGGGCCGAAGGTGAAGTCCCTGGACATCCAGGGGGCGAAGCAGGTGGACGACGGGGACATCAAGGACCGCATCCTCACCTCCGCCACGCCCTGGTACGCGTTCTGGCCGTTCGGCAGGGCGCACTACTTCGACACCAACGCGTGGCAGGCGGACCTGCGCCGCATCGAGCGGTTCTACCAGGCGGAGGGCTACTACCAGGCCCAGGTGGAATCCAACGAGGTGATCCCCGACGGCGACAAGGCCGTGCGCCTCAAGGTCGTGGTCAACGAGGGCGCCCCCACCCTCATCGACCGCATTGAACCGCACGGGCTGGAGTCGCTGGCGCAGGGGCCGGACGCGCCGTCCCAGCGTCAGCGGGAGCTCATCCTGGAGGAGCTGCCGGTGCGCTCGGGCGACGTGTTCCGCGAGGACACGTGGGTCGCCACCAAGGAGCTCATCACCCAGCGGCTCAAGGACCTGGGGTACGCGGAGGCGGAGGTGGAGGGCGAGGTGCGGGTGGACGTGGCCACGCAGAAGGCCATCGTGGACCTGCGCATCACCCCGGGCCTGAGATACCGCTTCGGCAACATCTTCATCGCCACGGACGCGAACCCGCAGGTGCCGCCCCGCCGCATCATCGAACAGACGCAGGGCGCCGTGCACAAGGGCGACTACTTCAGCGAGAAGGCCCTGGCCGAAGCCCAGGCGCGCGTCTTCCGCATGGGCGTCTTCGGCGCGGTGAAGGTGAACCGGGGCGCGCCGGACCGGCAGAACGCCACGGTGCCGGTGGTGGTGGACGTGCGCGAGTCCCCCTTCCATTCCCTCCGGCTGGGCGGCGGCGTGGGCGTGGACGCCGCGCGGCAGGAAGGCCGCATCCTGGGCGAGTGGACCAACCGCAACTTCCGCGGGGGCCTGCGGCGGCTCACGCTGCGCGGCCGGCTGGGCTACGCGTTCATCCCCAACGTGCTGGCCTCCGTGCGCGGCGACGACGGCTCCAAGGACGGCGTGGTGTTCGAGGCCACCACGGAGTTCGAACAGCCGCGCTTCCTCTTGCGCGACCTGCGCCTGCAGGCCTCCGTCACCGCGGAGAAGGGCCTGCAGCAGGCGTACTCGTTCTACGGCGGCTATCTGAAGACGGGCGTCATCTGGCAGCCCCACGACTCCTTCTCCGTCTTCCCCTCCTACAACCTCCAGCTGTACCGGCTGGAGGGCCAGGTGTCCGCGGATGAGACCGTGCCGCCCATCATCCTGGGCTGCAACGACCCCACCGGGAAGTGCGACGTCGCGCTGAGCTTCCTGGAGGTGGCGTTCGCCTGGGACCGGCGCGACGACCGCACGGAGCCCCGGGACGGCTACTACGTGGGCCTGTCCATCCAGAAGGGCGGCACGCCGTTCTTCGGCAACTACGACTACGTCCGGCTGCTGCCGGACCTGCGCTACTACCACTCCATTGGAGAGAAGAAGGACCTGACGGTGGCCGTGAAGCTGCGCATGGGCACGCTCAACTCCCTGGACGGCAAGCCCAGTTCCATCGTCACCCGCTTCTTCTCCGGCGGCGCCACCGCCATGCGCGGCTTCAACGGCCAGCGCCTGTCCCCCATGACGCCGCTGACGCCCACCTACAAGGAGGACGACGACGGCAACCTGCTGGTGGACGGCAACGGCAACCCCATCCTGGAGGAGTGGAACACGGTGCCCGTGGGCGGCAACAGCCTCATCGAGACCGCCGTGGAGCTGCGCTACATGCTGACGGACAGCCTGATGCTGGCCGTCTTCTACGACTCCGGCCTCGTAGGCACGGAGAACCTGATTGGCAAGAACGCCCCCAAGCTGTTCGGTCCCGAGCACTACCACGCGGTGGGCGGCGGGCTGCGCTACCTCACGGTCGTGGGCCCCATCCGACTGGACATCGCAAGGCGTCTGAACATCGGGCGGGGATTGCCCGTCAGCGATCCCGCATACATCTATCCGTCCTCTGGTGGATGCCTGGGCTTCGGACGCAAGTTCAACAAGACCTCGACCTCCCCGGAAGCCGCGTTCGCGGGTGCCCCTGAAGGGCTGTGCGCGGTCCACATCTCCATCGGAGAGGCGTTTTGA
- a CDS encoding translocation/assembly module TamB domain-containing protein, whose amino-acid sequence MLWGLLGFLGLIVLLVVGALVYATSAGGSARIARFGVDLANEQLAGRLELGGFDLDLNGAVLTGIKIYTPEGDLAAEVARVEARLRLSPLLGQSVDLTKVRIETPRLYLVQDERGLNLMRALEPREPKPEEPPTQSTSKLAIHLKDFELTHGYVDFQQELPDGGERQVRLEEFSAKGEGSYALATQDFTADLQATGGLTRPLTGPVRLALKGSGKELVRTVDAQLGLAGVEADLGAKQSGATAASVELRRLFVPPEPVKAFVPAYPLIVPIEAKGTASMDGDLATAKLGATAGKATLDVAGDANLKTFRTKETTVKARGVNLAELMENGIPTNIAADLIAHGGGDSVETLDGDVALTVSPSEYRGQSVGPIELKASAKDGRYQVGNLRVMMPGAAFIASGEGTAKTLEARGSLSAGDLRLLSQALDKLLPGGTVPPLSGSGSLELQVQGPPTTPAVKVDGNFVTLGYGDVAIKDLSLKASVPDVTRPLTTDATVLISELKTGGRSFRDLSVALTTDARRELKASVRVEGDAQLALGVEGTVDADNEGLAMRAFSLSWPEATWTLQQPTHLTFGGGRIALSPPLQLVSEAQTLKVAAVKDGERVDARIDLGAFDLSKLPRIAVPESLGLGGTLSGHVAAKGRMARPDADVDLTWADGRARGYQGLGLALKARYVKDRATGTLSAGLSAAQVSSQFDVPVRGVLRRRNEPLSVTVNLEKFDVAEVLKLAGQAPGPTGQMTGKLVVNGSAKDPRLDLLVSGSDLRYPGRPEALFAQAFGFDLQANSQPEDATLVARLDVKGLAPQAYIALKTPFTLGGVIAKPPTPAQALDAPLHLEALVAELPLALLQGMEGVDKPGGTVTLKADVSGTVLAPLGRVELLAREVTANGLPKLNGTALALAGDKDVKLTLDVQRPNGPLATLEARVLAPLAALQDREVISHVPFRMKGRVGPVPLNEIPGMAQPGQGKGGPQGVLSMELAARGTAEAPEIELSAGMQSLGVAQTALGQARLTYAYSGAKSLFDAMLTAPGGGSLVLGGTLGLDLSLPAFQSAQGPAKKVDRAPVALLLRARAFDPSFLSGISPYVRTLGGIMQADANLGGTVGAPTFKGDLAWKDGKLGLMGFGEYHDIQLALNASQERIDLKQLTAKSGGGSLELTASANRQGTSGEFVLEGKGRTKNLPIVVEDQLMALLSLNLSMKGSLTDRLVNISDLSIPEAHVELPEAKRKDLQPLERPVDVVMVRNGVPVDKRKKPKQPTPAQVAAGGDPRKAPDAAPGTKGNPPEPGTAVGGAGGPTSDAEAEALAEEGGDEEPAQRQFWVNINAPRNLWVRGTDLNIQLGLSEGFRVEYANEARMFGEVMVLLGRVDVLGRRFDVQRDSQVRFTGPVLTPYINVTAEHRNDNAAVTVFVTVRGQGKEITLKTSSDPALPESEIYTLLATGRRTLERGSGASMNASAQAASVVGSFVANEARKAIAAKLPLDVLSIEAGDSGIAGTKLEVGTYVTDKIYVGYTGRVGANLQKGENANAVRFQYLFSPRWSLEGMYGDARSGGLDLIWSKEY is encoded by the coding sequence TTGCTGTGGGGCCTTCTCGGCTTCCTCGGCCTCATCGTCCTGTTGGTCGTGGGCGCGCTCGTCTACGCCACCAGCGCCGGCGGTTCGGCGCGCATCGCGCGCTTCGGCGTGGACCTGGCGAACGAGCAGCTGGCCGGCCGGCTGGAGCTGGGCGGGTTCGACCTGGACCTCAACGGCGCGGTCCTCACCGGCATCAAGATCTACACGCCCGAAGGCGACCTCGCGGCGGAGGTGGCCCGCGTGGAGGCGCGGCTGCGCCTGTCGCCGCTGCTGGGCCAGTCCGTGGACCTGACGAAGGTGCGCATCGAGACGCCGCGCCTGTACCTGGTGCAGGACGAGCGCGGCCTCAACCTGATGCGCGCGCTGGAGCCCCGGGAGCCCAAGCCGGAGGAGCCTCCCACCCAGAGCACGAGCAAGCTGGCCATCCACCTCAAGGACTTCGAGCTGACCCACGGCTACGTGGACTTCCAGCAGGAGCTGCCCGACGGCGGCGAGCGACAGGTGCGCCTGGAGGAGTTCAGCGCGAAGGGCGAGGGCAGCTACGCGCTGGCGACGCAGGACTTCACGGCGGACCTCCAGGCCACGGGCGGCCTCACCCGACCGCTCACCGGGCCGGTGAGGCTGGCACTGAAGGGCTCCGGCAAGGAGCTGGTGCGCACGGTGGACGCGCAGCTGGGCCTTGCGGGCGTGGAGGCGGACCTGGGCGCGAAGCAGTCCGGGGCCACGGCCGCGTCGGTGGAGCTGCGGCGGCTGTTCGTTCCCCCGGAGCCGGTGAAGGCGTTCGTCCCGGCCTACCCGCTCATCGTGCCCATCGAGGCGAAGGGCACGGCGTCCATGGACGGCGACCTCGCGACGGCGAAGCTGGGCGCGACCGCGGGCAAGGCCACGCTGGACGTCGCGGGCGACGCGAACCTCAAGACCTTCCGCACGAAGGAGACCACCGTGAAGGCGCGCGGGGTGAACCTGGCGGAGCTGATGGAGAACGGCATCCCCACGAACATCGCCGCGGACCTCATCGCGCACGGCGGTGGCGACAGCGTGGAGACGCTGGACGGCGACGTGGCCCTCACCGTGTCCCCTTCCGAATACCGGGGCCAGTCCGTGGGCCCCATCGAGCTGAAGGCCAGCGCGAAGGACGGCCGCTACCAGGTGGGCAACCTGCGCGTGATGATGCCGGGCGCGGCGTTCATCGCGTCGGGTGAGGGCACCGCGAAGACGCTGGAGGCGCGCGGCAGCCTGTCCGCGGGCGACCTGCGGCTGCTGTCGCAGGCGCTGGACAAGCTGCTGCCCGGGGGCACCGTGCCGCCGTTGTCCGGCAGCGGTTCGCTGGAGTTGCAGGTGCAGGGCCCGCCGACCACGCCGGCCGTGAAGGTGGACGGCAACTTCGTCACGCTGGGCTACGGCGACGTCGCCATCAAGGACCTGTCGCTCAAGGCCAGCGTCCCGGACGTCACCCGGCCGCTCACCACCGACGCCACCGTGCTCATCAGCGAATTGAAGACGGGGGGCCGCAGCTTCCGCGACCTGTCCGTCGCGCTCACCACGGACGCGCGGCGCGAGCTGAAGGCCAGCGTGCGCGTGGAAGGCGACGCGCAGCTCGCCCTGGGCGTGGAGGGCACGGTGGACGCGGACAACGAGGGGCTCGCGATGCGCGCCTTCTCGCTGTCGTGGCCGGAGGCCACCTGGACGCTCCAGCAGCCCACGCACCTGACGTTCGGCGGGGGGCGCATCGCGCTGTCGCCGCCGCTCCAGTTGGTGTCGGAGGCGCAGACGCTGAAGGTGGCGGCGGTGAAGGACGGCGAGCGCGTGGACGCGCGCATCGACCTGGGGGCCTTCGACCTGTCGAAGCTGCCGCGCATCGCGGTGCCGGAGTCGCTGGGCCTGGGCGGCACGCTGTCCGGCCACGTCGCGGCGAAGGGGCGGATGGCGCGGCCGGACGCGGACGTGGACCTCACCTGGGCGGACGGCCGGGCGCGCGGATACCAGGGCCTGGGGCTCGCGCTGAAGGCGCGGTACGTGAAGGACCGCGCCACCGGCACGCTGTCCGCGGGCCTGAGCGCGGCGCAGGTGTCCTCCCAGTTCGACGTGCCGGTGCGGGGCGTGCTGCGGCGGCGCAACGAGCCGCTGTCCGTGACGGTGAACCTGGAGAAGTTCGACGTCGCGGAGGTGCTGAAGCTCGCCGGGCAGGCGCCGGGGCCCACCGGCCAGATGACCGGCAAGCTGGTGGTGAACGGCTCCGCGAAGGACCCGCGCCTGGACCTGCTCGTGAGCGGCAGCGACCTGCGCTACCCGGGCCGTCCGGAGGCCCTCTTCGCGCAGGCGTTCGGCTTCGACCTGCAAGCGAACTCGCAGCCGGAGGACGCCACGCTGGTCGCGCGCCTGGACGTGAAGGGGCTGGCCCCGCAGGCGTACATCGCGCTGAAGACGCCCTTCACGCTGGGCGGCGTCATCGCGAAGCCGCCCACGCCCGCGCAGGCGCTGGACGCGCCGCTGCACCTGGAGGCGCTGGTGGCGGAGCTGCCGCTGGCGCTGCTGCAGGGCATGGAGGGCGTGGACAAGCCGGGCGGCACGGTGACGCTGAAGGCGGACGTGAGCGGCACGGTGCTCGCGCCGCTGGGCCGGGTGGAGCTGCTGGCCCGCGAGGTCACCGCCAACGGCCTGCCGAAGCTCAACGGCACCGCCCTGGCGCTGGCCGGGGACAAGGACGTGAAGCTGACGCTGGACGTGCAGCGCCCCAACGGCCCGCTGGCGACGCTGGAGGCGCGCGTGCTGGCGCCCCTGGCCGCGCTCCAGGACCGCGAGGTGATTTCGCACGTCCCCTTCCGCATGAAGGGCCGCGTGGGGCCCGTGCCCCTCAACGAGATTCCCGGCATGGCGCAGCCGGGCCAGGGCAAGGGCGGGCCGCAGGGCGTGCTGTCCATGGAGCTGGCCGCGCGCGGGACGGCGGAGGCGCCTGAAATCGAGCTGAGCGCGGGCATGCAGTCCCTGGGCGTGGCGCAGACGGCGCTGGGGCAGGCGCGGCTGACGTACGCCTACTCCGGGGCGAAGTCCCTCTTCGACGCGATGCTCACCGCGCCGGGCGGCGGCTCGCTGGTGCTCGGCGGCACCCTGGGGCTGGACCTGTCCCTGCCCGCGTTCCAGTCCGCGCAGGGCCCGGCGAAGAAGGTGGACCGCGCGCCGGTGGCGCTGTTGCTGCGCGCGCGCGCCTTCGACCCGTCGTTCCTGTCCGGCATCTCCCCCTACGTGCGCACGCTGGGCGGCATCATGCAGGCGGACGCGAACCTGGGCGGCACCGTGGGCGCGCCCACCTTCAAGGGCGACCTGGCGTGGAAGGACGGCAAGCTGGGGCTGATGGGCTTTGGCGAGTACCACGACATCCAGCTCGCGCTGAACGCGTCGCAGGAGCGCATCGACCTGAAGCAGCTCACCGCGAAGTCGGGCGGCGGGTCGCTGGAGCTGACGGCCTCCGCGAACCGTCAGGGGACGAGCGGCGAGTTCGTGCTGGAGGGCAAGGGCCGCACCAAGAACCTGCCCATCGTGGTGGAGGACCAGCTCATGGCCCTCCTGTCGCTGAACCTGTCCATGAAGGGCAGCCTCACGGACCGGCTCGTGAACATCAGCGACCTGAGCATCCCGGAGGCCCACGTCGAGCTGCCGGAGGCCAAGCGCAAGGACCTGCAGCCGCTGGAGCGCCCGGTGGACGTGGTGATGGTGCGCAACGGCGTACCGGTGGACAAGCGCAAGAAGCCGAAGCAGCCCACGCCCGCGCAGGTGGCGGCTGGGGGTGACCCGCGCAAGGCGCCGGACGCGGCCCCTGGCACGAAGGGCAATCCCCCGGAGCCGGGCACCGCGGTGGGCGGCGCGGGCGGCCCCACGTCCGACGCCGAAGCGGAGGCGCTGGCCGAGGAGGGCGGCGACGAGGAGCCCGCGCAGCGCCAGTTCTGGGTGAACATCAACGCGCCCCGCAACCTGTGGGTGCGCGGCACGGACCTCAACATCCAGCTGGGCCTGTCGGAGGGCTTCCGCGTCGAGTACGCCAACGAGGCGCGCATGTTCGGCGAGGTGATGGTGCTGCTGGGCCGCGTGGACGTGCTGGGCCGCCGCTTCGACGTGCAGCGCGACAGCCAGGTGCGCTTCACCGGCCCGGTCCTCACGCCGTACATCAACGTCACCGCCGAGCACCGCAACGACAACGCGGCCGTCACCGTCTTCGTCACCGTGCGCGGCCAGGGCAAGGAGATCACCCTCAAGACGAGCAGCGACCCGGCCCTGCCGGAGTCGGAGATCTACACGCTGCTCGCCACCGGACGGCGCACGCTGGAGCGCGGCTCGGGCGCGTCCATGAACGCGAGCGCGCAGGCGGCGTCCGTGGTGGGCTCGTTCGTCGCCAACGAGGCGCGCAAGGCCATCGCCGCGAAGCTGCCCCTGGACGTGCTCTCCATCGAAGCGGGCGACAGCGGCATCGCCGGCACCAAGCTGGAGGTGGGCACCTACGTGACGGATAAAATCTACGTGGGCTACACCGGCCGCGTGGGCGCGAACCTCCAGAAGGGGGAGAACGCCAACGCCGTGCGCTTCCAGTACCTCTTCAGCCCGCGCTGGAGCCTGGAGGGCATGTACGGCGACGCGCGCTCCGGCGGCCTGGACCTCATCTGGAGCAAGGAGTACTGA